A window of Candidatus Vicinibacter proximus contains these coding sequences:
- a CDS encoding glucose-1-phosphate thymidylyltransferase, with protein MKIILVDPVSSITLWPLSQTRPVADIRVGILTIAEKWEKITGLTVSHLCPSVLASLYPIDLSTENLFVHGSVLPDERFFKTIQDLKNGQAIKNQNGIWLAAKMDESQSLDWVERYLLGKDFPAHLAFVPPYEQELNILAFPWQIFQLNGIEHEKDYNLITLGRDSQSLDKSNQVFGDRIFLEEGAVVHCSILNSTTGSIYIGKNAEIMEGCTVRGSLALCEGSVLKMGAKIYGPTTLGPGSKVGGEIQNSVLQANSNKTHDGYLGNSVIGEWCNLGADTNISNLKNTYQEVKLWNYSKESFVKTNSIFCGMIMGDHAKCGINTMFNTGTVVGVGANVFGAGYPRQFIPDFAWGGATGFSTFGMDKFLETAKAVMLRRNQSLNENYQLLLEQVFFSTSKFRTWEK; from the coding sequence ATGAAAATCATCCTTGTAGATCCGGTTTCGTCCATTACATTATGGCCTCTTTCACAGACCAGGCCTGTTGCTGATATTAGAGTTGGGATTCTGACCATTGCAGAAAAATGGGAAAAAATTACCGGCTTGACGGTTTCCCATCTATGCCCATCTGTATTAGCTTCCTTGTACCCTATCGACCTTTCTACCGAAAATCTTTTTGTTCATGGATCTGTTTTGCCGGATGAGCGTTTTTTTAAAACAATTCAGGATTTAAAAAACGGACAGGCCATCAAAAATCAAAATGGTATCTGGCTGGCTGCTAAAATGGATGAATCGCAAAGCCTGGATTGGGTTGAAAGATATCTTTTGGGAAAAGATTTTCCCGCCCACCTTGCTTTTGTCCCTCCATACGAACAAGAACTTAATATTCTGGCATTTCCATGGCAAATCTTCCAACTGAATGGGATAGAACATGAGAAAGACTATAATTTAATTACCCTTGGACGAGACAGCCAAAGCCTGGATAAATCAAATCAGGTATTCGGAGACAGGATCTTCCTCGAAGAAGGAGCAGTTGTCCACTGCAGTATCCTAAACAGCACAACCGGATCCATATACATTGGTAAAAATGCAGAAATCATGGAAGGTTGCACAGTGCGTGGATCGCTTGCTTTGTGTGAGGGGTCTGTCCTCAAGATGGGGGCAAAAATTTATGGACCCACCACACTTGGTCCCGGATCAAAAGTCGGTGGTGAAATTCAGAACAGCGTCCTTCAGGCAAACTCCAATAAAACACATGATGGATATCTAGGCAATTCCGTCATAGGTGAATGGTGTAATCTGGGCGCCGATACGAATATTTCGAATTTAAAAAATACCTATCAGGAGGTAAAACTCTGGAATTACTCCAAAGAATCATTTGTCAAAACCAACAGTATTTTTTGTGGAATGATTATGGGAGATCATGCCAAATGTGGAATCAACACCATGTTTAATACAGGAACGGTAGTAGGGGTTGGCGCCAATGTTTTTGGTGCAGGATATCCAAGGCAATTTATTCCGGATTTTGCCTGGGGTGGGGCCACGGGATTCAGCACCTTTGGCATGGATAAATTTCTTGAAACCGCCAAAGCAGTGATGCTAAGAAGAAATCAATCACTGAATGAAAACTACCAATTGCTGTTGGAGCAGGTTTTCTTTTCCACTTCAAAATTCCGAACCTGGGAAAAATAA
- a CDS encoding type B 50S ribosomal protein L31 has protein sequence MKKDIHPSNYRYVVFKDFSCNEAFLTKSCTATKETIQWEDGNEYPLIRLEISSKSHPFFTGKMKFIDTAGRIDKFNKKFGKFNKNS, from the coding sequence ATGAAAAAAGATATTCATCCTTCAAACTACCGCTACGTTGTGTTCAAAGATTTCTCTTGCAACGAAGCTTTTTTGACAAAATCCTGCACTGCTACCAAGGAAACTATTCAATGGGAAGACGGTAATGAATATCCTTTAATCAGATTGGAGATATCCAGTAAATCTCACCCTTTCTTTACTGGAAAAATGAAGTTCATTGATACAGCCGGTCGAATTGATAAATTCAACAAGAAATTCGGCAAATTCAATAAGAACTCATAA
- a CDS encoding AAA family ATPase, giving the protein MLTQFKSDVEAIDALAQSYKDLSQEISKVIVGQNDVVRASIISLFSNGHSLLVGVPGLAKTLLINTLAQVLDLSFKRIQFTPDLMPSDITGSEILDEDRHFRFNRGPLFANIVLADEINRTPPKTQAALLEAMQERIVTVSGTRHVLPNPFFVLATQNPIEQEGTYPLPEAQLDRFMFNIPLDYPSYEEELNVVKQTTMFQKTELKPILSAEQILYYQQVIRKIPIADNVLEYAVSLASRTRPKTERATKEVNTYVSWGAGPRASQNLVLGAKCYGALKGKYSPDIEDVQAIAGLVLRHRIVVNYKAEADGLGVDQLIKTLL; this is encoded by the coding sequence ATGCTCACCCAGTTTAAATCAGATGTAGAAGCCATAGATGCACTTGCCCAATCTTATAAGGATTTAAGCCAGGAAATTTCTAAGGTCATAGTCGGTCAAAATGATGTAGTAAGGGCTTCCATTATATCTCTGTTCAGCAATGGTCATAGTCTGCTGGTTGGGGTGCCGGGACTTGCTAAAACATTGCTCATCAATACGCTGGCGCAAGTACTCGACCTGAGCTTCAAAAGGATTCAGTTCACACCGGATTTAATGCCTTCTGACATTACCGGATCAGAAATCCTGGATGAAGACAGACATTTTAGATTTAATCGCGGTCCACTGTTTGCGAATATTGTTCTGGCCGACGAGATCAACAGGACCCCTCCCAAAACGCAGGCTGCACTTCTGGAAGCCATGCAGGAAAGAATTGTTACTGTCAGTGGTACCAGACATGTTTTGCCAAATCCTTTTTTCGTTTTGGCGACTCAAAATCCCATTGAACAAGAAGGTACATACCCGCTCCCTGAAGCGCAATTAGACCGTTTTATGTTTAACATTCCTTTGGATTATCCAAGTTATGAAGAAGAACTAAATGTGGTAAAACAAACCACCATGTTCCAGAAAACTGAATTAAAGCCCATTTTGAGCGCAGAGCAAATCCTTTACTATCAGCAAGTAATCAGAAAAATCCCAATTGCGGACAATGTGTTGGAATATGCCGTTAGCCTTGCATCCAGAACCAGACCTAAGACCGAAAGGGCTACCAAGGAAGTAAATACCTATGTCAGTTGGGGAGCAGGTCCCCGGGCTTCACAAAATTTGGTGTTGGGAGCCAAATGTTATGGGGCGCTAAAGGGCAAATATTCGCCAGACATTGAGGATGTACAAGCAATTGCCGGTTTGGTACTCAGACACCGGATTGTTGTAAATTATAAAGCTGAAGCAGATGGCCTCGGGGTAGATCAGCTCATCAAAACCCTCTTATAA
- the ligA gene encoding NAD-dependent DNA ligase LigA: MVTNDFSNAHFFKELGKQFHSTDTEVPKEKINNLRLLLKYHEWKYYVDNDPVVSDFEYDQLYKLLERTESVHPDWITEDSPTQRVSSDLSTKQESVSHLAPMLSLDNTYNLIDLEDFDKRIKKLCSIPENENLEYLVEPKFDGGSMAVVYENDLLVRAATRGDGQKGEEMTPNARTIRSLPLSAPFSSYGIKKAELRGEAIIRKDVFVKINQDREQDGLSLLANPRNAATGVMRTKDPAETASRKLDVFIFQLGFAIDENGENKLLEYKNQEELIDLVQNLGFLVPKIEKKKCTGIKEVFDFINYWAIKRDSYDYELDGMVIKLNDLGLQEQCGYTAHHPRWAVAYKFQAKQATSVLLQVDFQIGKIGSITPVAKIEPVQLAGVTVSSISLHNEDFIRTKDIFLRDTVLVERAGDVIPYIVKSFPELRGADATPIVFPSVCPDCKTKLVREEDEAAWRCPNFHCPSQVIQRLIHHVSKDAMNIDGLGASLIERFYELGWIKNMADIYRLDYDAISKLEGMGLKSAEKLRMSVSIAKQNPIHRLLHGLCIHHLGKKISKLIAEHLDYVPNLFDWTMENYTAIKDVGPVVGENIIAFFQHPENKKMLKEMELLGVNMLQTEEDKPRLQNQDGVFSGKTILFTGTLSQMDRRKAQELAEKAGAKILSAVSGHLNILVVGTDAGSKLEKAKKIGTVEILTEEEFLSRIG; this comes from the coding sequence ATGGTCACGAATGATTTTTCTAATGCACACTTTTTTAAAGAACTGGGAAAACAATTCCACAGCACTGATACGGAAGTTCCGAAGGAAAAAATTAACAACCTTAGGTTATTGTTAAAATACCATGAGTGGAAGTATTATGTAGACAATGATCCGGTTGTCTCAGATTTTGAATACGATCAATTGTATAAATTACTGGAAAGAACGGAAAGTGTTCACCCCGATTGGATTACAGAAGACTCGCCCACACAGCGGGTGTCCAGCGATCTAAGTACCAAACAGGAATCGGTGAGCCATCTTGCGCCCATGCTTTCTTTGGACAATACTTACAATCTGATTGATTTGGAAGACTTCGATAAAAGAATAAAAAAATTATGCTCCATTCCTGAAAATGAAAATTTGGAATATCTGGTAGAACCGAAATTTGATGGCGGTAGTATGGCCGTTGTTTATGAAAACGATTTGCTGGTAAGAGCCGCCACAAGGGGCGATGGGCAAAAAGGGGAAGAAATGACCCCTAATGCTAGAACAATCAGATCCTTACCGCTCAGCGCACCTTTTTCTTCCTATGGAATAAAGAAGGCTGAACTGAGAGGGGAAGCAATTATACGCAAAGATGTTTTTGTTAAGATCAACCAGGATCGTGAACAAGACGGTCTATCGCTCCTGGCAAATCCTAGAAATGCAGCCACCGGTGTAATGCGGACGAAAGATCCCGCAGAAACCGCTTCCCGCAAATTAGATGTGTTCATTTTTCAATTGGGGTTTGCCATAGATGAAAATGGTGAAAACAAATTACTTGAATATAAAAATCAGGAGGAACTCATTGACCTGGTGCAAAACCTGGGATTTTTAGTACCCAAAATTGAGAAAAAAAAATGCACCGGTATTAAAGAAGTTTTTGATTTTATAAATTATTGGGCCATCAAACGCGATTCATATGACTACGAACTGGATGGAATGGTCATCAAGTTAAATGACCTTGGATTGCAAGAACAATGTGGATATACAGCTCATCATCCACGTTGGGCGGTAGCTTATAAATTTCAAGCCAAACAGGCTACTTCTGTTTTACTTCAAGTAGATTTTCAAATTGGAAAAATTGGTTCGATCACACCGGTCGCCAAAATCGAACCCGTCCAATTGGCTGGCGTCACGGTGTCTTCGATCTCCTTGCACAATGAAGATTTTATCCGCACCAAGGATATTTTTCTAAGGGATACCGTTTTAGTAGAAAGAGCAGGAGATGTGATCCCTTATATTGTAAAATCTTTTCCGGAGTTAAGAGGAGCAGACGCTACTCCAATTGTTTTTCCTTCCGTCTGCCCGGATTGTAAAACCAAACTCGTTAGAGAAGAAGATGAAGCTGCCTGGAGGTGCCCAAATTTTCATTGCCCTTCGCAAGTAATTCAAAGATTAATCCATCATGTTTCAAAAGATGCAATGAACATTGATGGTTTAGGTGCGTCTTTGATAGAACGTTTTTATGAACTTGGCTGGATTAAAAATATGGCAGACATCTATCGACTGGATTATGATGCCATCAGCAAATTAGAAGGCATGGGTCTTAAATCTGCCGAAAAATTAAGAATGTCAGTTTCTATTGCCAAACAAAATCCCATTCACAGATTACTGCACGGTTTATGCATTCACCATCTTGGAAAAAAAATTAGCAAGCTCATCGCGGAGCATCTGGACTACGTCCCCAATCTATTTGACTGGACCATGGAAAATTATACCGCAATTAAAGATGTAGGTCCGGTGGTCGGTGAAAACATCATAGCTTTCTTCCAGCATCCGGAAAACAAAAAGATGTTGAAAGAAATGGAACTTCTGGGCGTCAACATGCTGCAAACGGAGGAGGATAAACCAAGGTTACAAAATCAGGACGGCGTGTTTTCAGGTAAGACTATTTTGTTTACCGGTACCCTGAGCCAAATGGACAGACGAAAAGCGCAGGAATTGGCTGAAAAAGCTGGTGCTAAAATCTTGTCTGCAGTCAGTGGTCATTTGAATATTTTGGTGGTGGGTACGGATGCCGGTTCTAAACTGGAAAAGGCTAAAAAAATAGGGACTGTTGAAATCCTAACCGAAGAAGAATTTTTATCAAGGATTGGCTAG